AGTAACCATCGATCCAGTCGGTCGAGACCGCAATGATAAAGATCGCCAGGGCGCCCCATACCAGGTGCAGTGGCAATAGCACGAATCCCACGATGGAAAGCACAAAACGGATCGCTGTCAGCGTATTGGGAACGTTGACACGCATTGGCCAACGACAGGCCGCTGAGGATCGTGCTGTAGTTGTAAAGGTGGAGGATATACGAGAACAGAACCAGCACTTGTATGCACCCGGAAGGTGGATTTCTTTGGCTCGTGGATGAGGGTATCGTGGCGTCATCAGGAGGTTTCAGATGGTTACCAACACAACCATGGCAACCAAAACCGGCGTCAGCTTGACGTTCGCCGCCGATCAGGGCCATACCAACATCAACGAGCCAAACACATCAACAAAAACCCCAAGTCCCAAAAATTCATTAAACTACCTAACAACATCTTTAACATGAAAATAAGCAAAGAAAACAACTACACAAAAAATAAATATCGCAACACCGACTACTACAAAAA
This genomic window from Bremerella sp. JC817 contains:
- a CDS encoding CDP-alcohol phosphatidyltransferase family protein, coding for MTPRYPHPRAKEIHLPGAYKCWFCSRISSTFTTTARSSAACRWPMRVNVPNTLTAIRFVLSIVGFVLLPLHLVWGALAIFIIAVSTDWIDGY